TTTAAGGTTGATATTTGCCTCTGAAAATGACCAGAAATTTCTCAAgggattgtttttctttggtaaaTTTTCCTTCACAAGTGTGCAACATGCGTTCAAGTTCATTTAGATGCGTCTTAAAATGTGAATGTTTGTTTCATAATGAGTATGGTTTCCTGCtattttctttcaggttttGGCCCTTGTGGCTGAAGAAGTCCACCAGTGCTACATAGGGTTATGTCTCTGCACTCTACGATAGAATAATGAGGCAACGCCCTGGGTTTTAGCTTGCCTGTGTAAGGATACAGTACCCACGAGATACTGGCTGAAATTGCTTTGCTTTCCTGCAGCATTTAAAATATAGAGCGGATGGCGCTATGTAGATATTTTGTGAGTATGAAGGGAGAAGACTCCTCCGTCTAACAGAGATGAGACATTTGTTTCCCTTTCAGATGGATTTGAGCTAAATGGAGACGGAGAGACGGAGGAAATTGTTCTAACGTAAGCTCCAGTCCTGTTAGTTTTATTATTCCATCGTTATCATCCGCTCACTTATAAATGTGAATAAAGACAAAGTGACTTTGGCGTTCAGTCTCTGAATCCTTTCAGTGATGCTATATTGACGAAGAGTGTTAGTGGAATGGTACAGTTAATGCAAAATTGTCGGAATCCCCTCCTCTTAATTCAAAAACCGCGTGTACCCCCCAAGGACTCATGAGAAATAATTAAATACCACACCTTATTCCAAAATGGCCGTCGTCCGGTATGAACTGGCACGGAAACGAGGTCATGAGGGCCAAATCTGAAATAGTTCGGACAAAAGTACAAACCACTTACGACAAGGAAGAGAAAACATCGCAAAGGCATTATGTGGTCCCCATTTACCAATCAAAGAAGATATTCCGGGAAGTGTTCTTGGTGGGGTAACCGTCAACACAGAAGAACGCCGAATTGAAGTGTTGGTTACGCGTAAAAGTTAAGGCTGCCTTATTCACCAGAAATGTTTGCCGTGTGAGTTATACAAAATTAAGGTTCTGATTCTTTTATTTCAGGGTGGAGGAATATGTAACAAGAAAGTTGGATCAAAATATTATCGATCCAAATCCCGAGATTATTTACACGAATCGGAAACTTTACCGTTTGAGTACCAATTTAAGAAAATCATTGGGTTACTTAAGTGCTTGGACACAGTGGAAACTGAAAATTCCATCGGACGGCTGGGGGTCATTTCTTGATAAAAACGCCTTTTTTTACAAGGGCAGAGATGGACAGATATATTGGAAAGTGTGGGAAGCGTATCAGTGGAGATAACCATGCATATCGGTCTGTTCCCACAGGCTTAAGAAAAGGCGAAAACCTACCTTGAAGGTGAATATTTGCACGATATTCAAACAAACTATGACCATCAGTACTTTTATTATCgtgtaaaatgttttcataGCTTTAAAATGAACGAAAGCCCtttaattaaaactttcaatttaattatTGCTCTATGTGTAATTTCTGGAGAGGTTGTTTTTGCAAATTGTGGCTCCTCGTGTGTTGCCGTAAAATCCGGAAGGGTCTGTTTCCAAAACACAGTTAGAGGATGAGCACAAAAGTTGTGGTATTACGTGTCACCTTTGTGAAGTAAGAAAATTTGACaggaaataaaaactaaaagattTTGTGATAGGAACCATTATAATTGATGCACGCTGTAAGTGATTTGCTGCAAGCATTAATAGAGAGGATGGCTGTGTTGGGGGAGACTGGAAACCATTATCATGACTGATACGTGAACCTAGTCAGGGTACTTTTACATTAGTAGGGAATTTCAAATACCTCTGGCTGCTGCAACCATGTTAAtgtatgaatatgaaagcgatcttcgcagtaatgaacactacctTAGGCTGTTGTGAAAATAaggctcgaaaaaaaaaaaaaaacaggcccgtacgggatttgaattCATGCATATTCATTCCTTTCTCCGCAGtttacatatatgattttcatatatttataatTCATGGGTTTATTTGAAACCAACGTAATGgtcagctcccagttggcttttaagctcagttggtaaagtGCTGCACCGATATCGCAGAGGTAAAGGGTTGAAGTACTGGGCAGgccgaattttttttcaggccgtagtttcactactgcttaagatGTGTTCAATACTGAGAAGGTCGCTTCCATACTTATTTCTTTctccgcagttcacatatatgattttcatatatttacagtcatttatgcCAGTGTATATCAGTAAGCAAGCTGTGGGTGTCTATTTGTAAATGTAAGCTATGGTTGCTTTTCAGTTGATCGTCAGTATTCAAGTAGTGTCAGTATTGCAAGTTAAGTTAGTATATAATGGAAGAAAAGAGGCAACATGAAAAACGATACATCttatttaccattatttttaaaagaactaAGGAAGACTCGCAAACTTTTGCAGCACTGTTGCTGCGATGAATCATCTACCGCATTTGATTTTACTCTGAATCGGTTTCTCTTAACgttttaatccctaagagtgattgacatcttacttctccttacaattacACTTTGAATCAAACgtgaaagtcatgagaattaagaaaatgatcactcATAAAGGTCATGAAATCAGGGAAATGATCCGCCACCAGAAAAGCTCTGAATTGGTGGACAAATTCTCCACATAAATACCATTGCAAATGTGTAGAGatcagtatagagaatatgcatgctgatccAATGATGTGAAGGGTTTAAGAAtagttccatttttttcagaCATACCACACTTGACTAGACAAGTTCAAACGGAAAAAACGATTTCGATGACTGCTAGATTTAGGGTACTTAGAGAGTGTAAAATTTTAATCAGAATTCCATGTGTTAATTGAATTAActtataaatataaaaagacGAAAATCACCTTATTTTTGTACTTATTCATTTAGTCCTTGAacttttcatatatttccagaaaatttatttgttcataaTAGTTTTAAAACCATCATCTCAATTCTGTCGTTAACAACTGGAGTTAATgcatttttttatctttaaattcTGATTTTTTCTATCCAGTAATTGCAGAAAATATACTGCCTGAACTTATGTAAACAGAGGGCCTTTAAAGTTAAAAGTATGTGTTTAATTCTTGGCCCTGATAAAGTCGGTAGAAACAATTTGAGCCATGGATTTAATgcactttttaattttattttaaacatagCTGAAAACGAatctttgtaatttattttgattcGAAATGAGTATGCAAGCCCAAGCTTTGCTGAAATTCCAGTGCGTCTCATAATTATGCATCAACTACTACAACCGTTGACGGAAAACTGATATACACAATAGATATGCTACCCTATCATACAATGTAAAGAATCCAATTATGACAACGaatctttcacatttttctttccttgtctacatagaaataatttaattttaggtTTCTCCGCCACGATTTTTTCAGTCACTTTAGCAATCCTCTGAAAAATTGGTTGAAACGTTGAACTTAGGGCGAGGGATCAGGATAAAAGAGGAAATAATATACAAATTGAAAACTGACTAACCTAACACGTGGGGACCTagatttttttatgttattaatatatttagaaaaagttaaatttttggGAAATACAAAACCACTTATGTTACAGTTGAACGTTTTCCTTACGAACACCTCTGCAATACCGACACCTCGCCAATAAGAACGGCGGACAATCTTCTATATCTAGATCAAATTCTGCTATATTCTCTTCATTAATAAGGAACCTTACTGATATAGAGGACAATAAGGACAACGCACCCTGAGCGTCAGACAATTATGGTCTCTATATACTCGGAGAAAAGAAGCACTCGTGTGCCTGCTCATGTTCCTATGCTATGGACACTTCAATCTTGAGAGTTACACCGTATTGAACTTAATGAAACGAACATATCCCTTATACGGACACTTTGCTTTGTCAATAAGGTTTTTGTATTACAGAACTTCGTCTGCAGTGTTTTTGCCGCTGTATATGTAAACAGTTAGGGTCCGATACAAGctcgaaaataaagaaatggaaCGAGCAGTTATCGAACCATTATTCAAAGAGAAGATTTACTTTCTGTAACTTTTTAAACAGCACAGAATTATCTCGACATTAAGACGCACCATcagtaaataattgttgtaagGATATTATTATGCTGAGATTATGCGCCCTTAcaccaaaaacaattataatCTTTTCCGCTCAAATGCTGGCCAACACCAATTAGTCACCTAGGCAATCTCATTGCAACACTTTCTGGTCTCCGATTTTtgaaagtaaagtaaaatgTCGAGGTCTTCTCGTCTTCTTCCGCGATCGATTACATTCGATAATGTCCATCATGTCTTTTCGACACAAATTAGGAAAAGTATATTTTAAATGCCTGCATATGACTAGATTGATAACCATGCACAATGAAGAGCAGTCTAGGCGAAACTTCGAAGAGAAATTTGACTATGGGAGAGACTTGCAAACGAGAAAATAACATgtaagaaatgataaaaaatacaatgaCTTTTAGTCCATCTCAACTTGAAGAGCGgtaaataagagaaaaacattCATTCGGAATTACAAAGGAATTCATAAATCCttaacattcaatttttttttcaactttttagccCCTCATTAATTATTCCCACAGTAGCGCCAATAACATCTTGGTGTTTCATGGAGATAGTAGATATAGAAGGATCCACAGTTTTTCACTAAAATATTTATCTTGCCCTTGCAACCTGTGTTACGATCACTAAAGCAGACCTCTCTATTTACTTCACCATCCTCCAATGTAGGATGAGCACCTTCCAACCAACCTGACCAGTCGGTACCACATCTGTATGCTGGCACACGCTCTGTTGGCATATTTGTTCCAGCATCTCCctcaaaacgataccatccctcagATAGCTTTCTGTCACACTGTTCACTTCCCTGGGGTGTACTGTAACTGCTCTTTCTGTTACCGTCGTTCAGAATTGAGTAGTTATAACAACCGTCGGCTGGAAAGTTAATTGCAATTCAAAAAGGGAATGATAATCACATGGTTTAAATTTGACCTTGATTGCATCATCATTCATTGTCAGGATTATTCATGCATTATTACCATCCTTTTTTAATATAAGCAGGCACTTGACACATTACAGCGACGATGTTGTGTAAAAACATACGGAAAATTTTGAACCAGCTCGGCATTGACTTTCCAATTATCTTCTTTCTTCAATGAATAGATTCGCTAAAGGGCGAGTGCCAGTCCgctaaattattttttacaacGAGCTAGAATCCTGCCACCCTTGTATTAAAGGCACACTAGAAtcgaaaattaattttggcAATAACCCGTATGTAGATTAGGGCGTTTAAAAGAGGGCGAAACGGGGAAATCATCTGTCATGTCAAATAAAGTTCGcttgaaaaattatcaagaGTGGAAGTAAGTTGTGCATTTGAAAGTGTTTCTCGTTTATTGCAAAGTGTTCGGAAGAAGCGGGttgttttttatctgttttcttGCTTAAATTGAACAGCtcggctttttttttctaactttgCCGCCAGCACTTAGCTAAATGCTTCTCTCCTACAAGCAATTTTCCACTCTCTAACACCCAGTTTCGGGAAATTTTCGCTCATTAGCACGGCTCTTTATTCTGTATACCGATGAGGGGACTTCGCTCTTAGCCTCGTTCTCACGCcgtaatttcggcaccagatcACTGATGTCCGAGAACTAGGAAGTGGCCTATTCCAACCtttaaaaagaaatgcagaATAACGAACACATGGACACacaaaaagacgaaaaaatgaAGGCTCAGACAACCAGACAGACAGCCAGAAAGACGGCTATTTCTaattggtttaaaaattttatcaaacagAGGTATAGAAAacaaaccttcacattcaattCCATTCCAGAAATATTTAGTTTGGCAGGTGCAATTGAATGACCCCAGAGTGTTTGTGCAATTGGCGCCACCCTTGGTACAATTATTATTAACCAAAgcacactcgtcgatatctgaaAATAGCAGCAAGACATTGATGAGAGGCCTAGTAGAATGGATAACGCTAAAATGTTACATGAGCTtctaaacattttttattttcaaatggcTAATTTCGTCGCTGTTTGTAATTTAAGCTCTACCTGTCATTCAAACTATGAAATAAATGGCACATGAACAAGCATGCTGAGTTCAAGAAAAGGACTCATATATAGACCTTTTTGTGTTACGACAGGAATGCGGTGCGGCTTTTGTGTAGAATTGCTGATGGATAATAGTCAACGCCCACCTGAGCACGTTTGGCCATCTCCTGAAAATCCCTCTTTACATTTGCAGCTGTAGGATCCAACGTTATTTCTACATTCAGCATTTGAATCACATTTGTGTTCTCCCAGACTGCACTCATCAAcgtcttagagaaaaaaatttaaaataattcaattaCCAAGGTTTCGATTTTCTACCATGCACAGACAACTAATAATTCATATCTTACAATGAGTGAGGGTCcgctattttttatttttaccaggGATTTTCAGAACGTAGATCGTAGACGTAGCGCAACAAAAGAGCTAATGAGCAAAAAAATAACGTAGCACGTGCGTTATAAAACTTATACTTTTCCTAGCTGTCCCATACAAGAGAGAAAAAACGTGAAATAACTAACTTTCACGTCCTCCTAGCGAGGAAGCCTCCGCAGCAATTTAATCACGTTTTACTTTGAACTCAAAGGAAGATGTCGCACCGTCAGAAACAGTAAACGCGTCGAGTTACTGGTTGGATTGCGTTGCAGCTGGGGTTCATCGAGGTCTCCATTGCGGAAAGCGGCAATGAGGATATTCCCCTCTCgataaatgtttttgttctgtAGCCAacattcccccctccccttcccctgaTGTTTCCTCGGGTTTTTCCTTACAGTTTACTGCTGGTCCTTCTTTATCCTCgtcgagaaaaataaatgcaCTAGGAGAGTACTAAAgacttaaaataaaacaaacgatCACCGACTTTCCTAATCGTTAAGTGATTGCTAACACTTAGATATCTGCCTCACCTTCTACGCAATCTTCACCCGTGTAACCTGGTACGCAGACACATCTATACCCCTCACTGGAAAAACCAGCCTGGCAGATCGCATTACTCGGGCATGGCTTCTTTATGCAAGCGTTCTttacaaagaagcaaaaaaggACAAGTTAAGGCTATGTCTACGCAACTTACAAGgcggggaggggagggtaaggaGGTAAATGAACATAGCTATTCTGAGGACAGATAAATGAGGCAACGAGAgtttaaaatgataatcaaGTGTTGGCAATACTTCCAGGAAACTTTAACAGTAAAggtttttttacaataaaataaattaaatatacaAGTACTTGCTTTGTGAATAAATCGGTCACATGTAATTAAAAGCTAATGAAGGAAAagcaaataattgaaataaattcgtAGATTAAGAATTAACATTACGGCAGctcaagactttttttttttttttttttcatctggtGCTTAAACTGTGTTTACTAGTACCATACTCTCCATATTCAAAGGGCAATCGAATCAATCAAGGTTGAAATCGAGTCATGCTTATAAACTTATCTTTGACATTCGGTGCGGTAACCATAAGAGTTATTTTGTAAGCTACGTCTCTGTACCAATCGCGTTAATTTCAAACAACGATAGTTGAAAGCACTTAACCTAACTGTCGTGTatgccaactgggagctggtcattatgtttgttccaaataaacccgtgaggGGAAGATTAAATAActgtaaatttatgaaaatcgTTTCTATGAACTGtggaccagctcccagttggcttgttagcgAAGTATCGCataggtcatgggttcaaatcccgtacaagcctgaatttttttcaggccttattttcactactgcttgagtagtgttcattaatgcgaagatcgctttcaaatttatttctttaaccgCAGTTGACATATACGGTTTTTATACATTTAcactcaaaattaaaaagatgtgAATAAACCAGtacaaattttaattgtgttAAAGACATACGGATAGGCCAAAAGAAGACCTCTGCGGTTATCTTAATCATTGCAGCTATAAACACACCTTGGATCCACGATAGATGCTGTTTGGAAATGACATCAGATCACTCGGGTGTTCAAAATGTGTAGCGTTATTCATCTCGCATTTGGTGATCGAGGGAGAATCATTGGATACTAGTATATTATAGCTGATACAGTTGGGTTCTATGAAACACAATGCTCCACAGAAGTCCTTTGCGACGTTGTCAACTTCTTTTATCTTATGGTTAAGCAGCCGTTTTCCTCGAAATGCAATGGCAGCTCTGAACTCCAGTTGACGACATTGGCCTATAGAGAAGTATGATGAATAATATATTTTCCGATAGGAAGAACATGATACCACTGGTTACAAGGGAATGCTCTATTTGACAAGGACACCGGATTTAGAGGTAAAGGTGAAAAGTAGGGAAGGGATGGAGGTAGAGAAATTGGCAAAGGAAACTGCAATCAATTTAATACAAAGAGTGTATGAATTTAAATCAACGAAAAAAGCATAACATGACGTTTCGATTACATCCTGTTTTCATTGTCAAAATTGAAAGGGATTGGCACACTTGATGTACTATATGTAAATATGtacaaaaattttaagttaCATAAATGATTTCTTTTATGAGAACAAAGCTTGAAAGTGCGCTTAGTATTCATACAAATAATTTCACCCGAATGAGGTCTTGGTAAGtgttataaataaataactctATCAAAGAtgattatgaaaaaattacgcgcttccgatggctgaaaacgagtgcattctcatgaaacacgagtgcaaagttatAACGCGGGtccaaagttgtaacacgagtgcaaattacaaatagcgcacTCACGcttcaaaatttcgtctttcTTGACCTCCTgcgatgttttttcatgtacattgtaGCAAGTAATAACATAATTCCCcctgcaatttggtgtaataagtgcttgtaaatttttcagactacaaattgcacttgccctacgggctcgtgcaattttgttgtctttgaaaagtatactcgtgcttatttacactAAAGTGCACTCGAAATCGTGTCGTTCCCTAAACTTAACGCGGGTGGATGGCCCTCCCTAGACTTTATGGTCTTACATGAAATGGTAAAGTTAACCTAGAATCAATCAAAACTACAAGCCATGACTGAATACTACGATATAGAGTAATGTTCTGTAAGGTTAAAGTGtggtcttttcttttttataaggAGGATCTGGAATATAAGATAGTCGAGCTTTCTAGGGCACTTCTTTAGATTGTGTTGTATGTACCACTATGCAGTGTGTTGTTTTGGAAGTGACTGCATGGGTAACCTGTATGGTTTCCCAGGAGAGGCTTAAAGTTTCGTTTATGATTTTTCTGTATTgtcttcttttcaaatgaatgtCGAAATTTATCACATTGAAAGATTTTATTGATATGTTTAGGGGGAGAAATTTatagttttgttattttaaggtgtttttgttcttgtttttattttcagagactTAAACAACCAGGATTGCAACAGACATTGGCTTGAAAAAGATTTGTTCCATTTTAGAATTTTCACGTATGTCCTTAAAGCATCGCCTTTTGTATCTAATGAGTTATGGCTCATGTTTTCAACCGCTTCGCAGAAGTCACCAAACTTTTGGCATGGGGCTGATTTTAATTAAGGCATAAGTGTACTTTTTGGTAAATAATTGATAGGTGATTTTTCAGTTCTGAACCTGTCAAAGAGGAAAGATgcaaattttattaaagaattgacatttcaaaacacgaaaagTTAGTATCGAGACAAACAATTTAGGATCTAAGATCTAGGATGTAGATTGGAGAAACATTTTGTGCGCAGCTTTCATGAAAGTCCCAGTGTTTTTCCAAGTTCATTATGTCAGTGCAGAATACAgataatgatgaaaaaaagacGAGACAAAACCAAATTCAGTTATTTCTTTCGAGATGATTGTGTTCCTTAAAAATTCCAGTTTCTAAATAACTGGAGGACATTATGTTGTTTAATCGAAACTAATTCCTTACACGTGGATTTGAAGCCATAAAACGTGTAAATTTCTTCCAGAAGGAGCTATCTCTAAATTTAGATTTATGTGTATTCGACGGAAGTTCACGCGATAAAAAGGTTGTGTCGACATTTCGACCGTTTTTACGATTCTATATATTTGCTTTTGATGCCAATCgataatcattttcaaaacgACAGTTAAAGGACTAATTAGATGTTCGGGGGaggttttttgaaattttctacttatttaTTTCGTTGTGTAAATATGCCGCTAGGAAAATGGATGATTAAGCTTCACTTTAGCTCACTAAATTTCATAGTCATACTCATGACAGTACCGGCACGCAGGGAGTTTTTTCTGCAGCGTCAAAGCATACTAGCTAGTGCAACATGAATTTGTGCCGAATTTATAGCGTAAACTTCATGATCCTTTCATCCCAACCGCCTGCTTAAAACAGCTTGCGTGAGGTAGATCCAACCTGTCTTTAAAGATTCATATCTCCACATAAGAGCTTTATAAACATTTTACTCTCCTATAAGAAGgtagaacatttttaaaaactttgaaattcttGAAATAGTCACAATAGAACATTCGCAATGAATTATTTTCGCTTATACCCGCTTCAAACGCATTATaaattaacagttttaaaaactttcccttataataaataattagaATATCTACCCACCTTCTCTACATTTCACAACACACATCAGAGAGTACAGCACAGTGAAGATACCAAGAGACAAGATGCGAGGCATCTTTCCAAACTACTCCTGCAAAATTACCAACATGTAAAATCGTGCACTATGTTATTCGCATGCGAGTAGCTTCTCGCCTGGAGCTACTGAAGACTCAGTGTGATATATCACGGAGACAACTGACGTTGATAAATCTGAGATCTATTTACATCTACGTAAATTAACTTTAGGCATTGCATTAAGTAATTGTTATGGTAGACGTCAGACACCTTATGGAGATATTCTTTCAACGCTACcgttttgttttgcattttaaatgaatttcattCTTTAGTTAGCTATTTTATGAGCCCGTTTCTTTGCATGAAGCTTCTAGGAAATTTCCCAAGGAATGAAATAGCAAATTTCTTATAGTTTCGTTTTAGATGCTAGCAACGAGTCAACGTGGGAAATTTGACATGCACAGAAATTTCCTTAGCTTTATTTGCAAATTTCTTCTCAGATGGTGATACCCCGCGTAAACATTTCGCCGTTTATTCAAGACAGAGGCAAAAATAAAGCTGCtaagaaaaactatttttatcgTGTTGTCAGAGAGACATTTCATTgtgttgaagaaaaaagaaagaatcaaCGGTCGGAAATTTAACTAAGCTGTGTTCAAAAgggatgatgaaaaaaaaaaacaggaaagcatattcgaaaaaaaatgaattttgtgaGGAGTCTGACGCGTAGTGGCTTACGAATattcgtttttcatttttcttttcatttttctatcaAAACAA
The sequence above is a segment of the Pocillopora verrucosa isolate sample1 chromosome 5, ASM3666991v2, whole genome shotgun sequence genome. Coding sequences within it:
- the LOC131799973 gene encoding uromodulin-like — encoded protein: MPRILSLGIFTVLYSLMCVVKCREGQCRQLEFRAAIAFRGKRLLNHKIKEVDNVAKDFCGALCFIEPNCISYNILVSNDSPSITKCEMNNATHFEHPSDLMSFPNSIYRGSKNACIKKPCPSNAICQAGFSSEGYRCVCVPGYTGEDCVEDVDECSLGEHKCDSNAECRNNVGSYSCKCKEGFSGDGQTCSDIDECALVNNNCTKGGANCTNTLGSFNCTCQTKYFWNGIECEADGCYNYSILNDGNRKSSYSTPQGSEQCDRKLSEGWYRFEGDAGTNMPTERVPAYRCGTDWSGWLEGAHPTLEDGEVNREVCFSDRNTGCKGKINILVKNCGSFYIYYLHETPRCYWRYCGNN